Proteins co-encoded in one Populus trichocarpa isolate Nisqually-1 chromosome 10, P.trichocarpa_v4.1, whole genome shotgun sequence genomic window:
- the LOC18102327 gene encoding glutathione S-transferase U17, translating into MAKSDVKLIGAWPSPFVMRPRIALNIKSAGYEFLEETLGSKSQLLLESNPVHKKIPVLIHDGKPICESLVIVEYIDEVWSSGPTILPSDPYDRALARFWAAYLDEKWFPTMRSIATAKEEEARKALIEQAGEGVMMLEDAFSRCSKGKGFFGGDQIGYLDIAFGSFLGWLRAIEKMNGVKLIDETKTPSLLKWATSFSSHPAVKDVLPETQKLVEFAKVLAKFKAPSSNS; encoded by the exons ATGGCTAAGAGTGATGTGAAGCTTATAGGGGCATGGCCGAGCCCTTTTGTGATGAGGCCAAGAATTGCCCTTAATATTAAATCTGCGGGGTATGAGTTTCTTGAGGAAACACTGGGATCCAAAAGCCAGCTTCTTCTTGAATCAAACCCTGTCCATAAGAAAATCCCAGTTCTGATTCATGATGGCAAGCCCATTTGTGAATCTCTTGTGATAGTGGAGTACATTGATGAGGTTTGGTCTTCTGGACCTACCATCCTCCCCTCCGATCCTTATGATCGTGCCCTTGCTCGGTTTTGGGCTGCCTATCTCGATGAGAAG TGGTTTCCTACGATGAGAAGCATTGCAACAGCTAAAGAAGAGGAGGCTCGAAAGGCGTTGATAGAGCAAGCAGGAGAAGGGGTGATGATGCTGGAGGATGCATTTAGCAGGTGTAGCAAAGGGAAGGGTTTCTTTGGAGGAGATCAGATCGGGTACCTTGACATTGCATTTGGTTCCTTTTTGGGGTGGTTGAGAGCCATAGAGAAGATGAATGGAGTGAAGCTGATTGATGAAACTAAGACTCCTAGCCTGTTGAAATGGGCAACTAGTTTTTCTTCACATCCTGCTGTGAAGGATGTCCTTCCAGAGACACAGAAGCTTGTTGAGTTTGCCAAGGTTCTGGCCAAATTCAAAGCACCCAGCTCGAACTCCTAA